A portion of the Gorilla gorilla gorilla isolate KB3781 chromosome X, NHGRI_mGorGor1-v2.1_pri, whole genome shotgun sequence genome contains these proteins:
- the MSN gene encoding moesin isoform X1 gives MQNNQISVRVTTMDAELEFAIQPNTTGKQLFDQVVKTIGLREVWFFGLQYQDTKGFSTWLKLNKKVTAQDVRKESPLLFKFRAKFYPEDVSEELIQDITQRLFFLQVKEGILNDDIYCPPETAVLLASYAVQSKYGDFNKEVHKSGYLAGDKLLPQRVLEQHKLNKDQWEERIQVWHEEHRGMLREDAVLEYLKIAQDLEMYGVNYFSIKNKKGSELWLGVDALGLNIYEQNDRLTPKIGFPWSEIRNISFNDKKFVIKPIDKKAPDFVFYAPRLRINKRILALCMGNHELYMRRRKPDTIEVQQMKAQAREEKHQKQMERAMLENEKKKREMAEKEKEKIEREKEELMERLKQIEEQTKKAQQELEEQTRRALELEQERKRAQSEAEKLAKERQEAEEAKEALLQASRDQKKTQEQLALEMAELTARISQLEMARQKKESEAVEWQQKAQMVQEDLEKTRAELKTAMSTPHVTEPAENEQDEQDENGAEASADLRADAMAKDRSEEERTTEAEKNERVQKHLKALTSELANARDESKKTANDMIHAENMRLGRDKYKTLRQIRQGNTKQRIDEFESM, from the exons ATCAGTGTGCGTGTGACCACCATGGATGCAGAGCTGGAGTTTGCCATCCAGCCCAACACCACCGGGAAGCAGCTATTTGACCAG GTGGTGAAAACTATTGGCTTGAGGGAAGTTTGGTTCTTTGGTCTGCAGTACCAGGACACTAAAGGTTTCTCCACCTGGCTGAAACTCAATAAGAAG GTGACTGCCCAGGACGTGCGGAAGGAAAGCCCCCTGCTCTTTAAGTTCCGTGCCAAGTTCTACCCTGAGGATGTGTCCGAGGAATTGATTCAGGACATCACTCAGCGCCTGTTCTTTCTGCAAGTGAAAGAGGGCATTCTCAATGATGATATTTACTGCCCGCCTGAGACCGCTGTGCTGCTGGCCTCGTATGCTGTCCAGTCTAAGTATGGCGACTTCAATAAGGAAGTGCATAAGTCTGGCTACCTGGCCGGAGACAAGTTGCTCCCGCAGAG AGTCCTGGAACAGCACAAACTCAACAAGGACCAGTGGGAGGAGCGGATCCAGGTGTGGCATGAGGAACACCGTGGCATGCTCAG GGAGGATGCTGTCCTGGAATATCTGAAGATTGCTCAAGATCTGGAGATGTATGGTGTGAACTACTTCAGCATCAAGAACAAGAAAGGCTCAGAGCTGTGGCTGGGGGTGGATGCCCTGGGTCTCAACATCTATGAGCAGAATGACAG ACTAACTCCCAAGATAGGCTTCCCCTGGAGTGAAATCAGGAACATCTCTTTCAATGATAAGAAATTTGTCATCAAGCCCATTGACAAAAAAGCCCCG GACTTCGTCTTCTATGCTCCCCGGCTGCGGATTAACAAGCGGATCTTGGCCTTGTGCATGGGGAACCATGAACTATACATGCGCCGTCGCAAGCCTGACACCATTGAGGTGCAGCAGATGAAGGCACAGGCCCGGGAGGAGAAGCACCAGAAGCAGATGGAGCG TGCTATGCTGGAAAATGAGAAGAAGAAGCGTGAAAtggcagaaaaggagaaagagaagattgAACGGGAGAAGGAGGAGCTGatggagaggctgaagcagattGAGGAACAGACTAAGAAGGCTCAGCAAG AACTGGAAGAACAGACCCGTAGGGCTCTGGAACTTGAGCAGGAACGGAAGCGTGCCCAGAGCGAGGCTGAAAAGCTGGCCAAGGAGCGTCAAGAAGCTGAAGAGGCCAAGGAGGCCTTGCTGCAGGCCTCCCGGGACCAGAAAAAGACTCAGGAACAGCTG GCCTTGGAAATGGCAGAGCTGACAGCTCGAATCTCCCAGCTGGAGATGGCCCGACAGAAGAAGGAGAGTGAGGCTGTGGAGTGGCAGCAGAAG GCCCAGATGGTACAGGAAGACTTGGAGAAGACCCGTGCTGAGCTGAAGACTGCCATGAGTACACCTCATGTGACAGAGCCTGCTGAGAATGAGCAGGATGAACAGGATGAGAATGGGGCAGAGGCTAGTGCTGACCTACGGGCTGATGCTATGGCCAAGGACCGCAGTGAGGAGGAACGTACCACTGAGGCAGAGAAGAATGAGCGTGTGCAGAAGCACCTGAAG GCCCTCACTTCGGAGCTGGCCAATGCCAGAGATGAGTCCAAGAAGACTGCCAATGACATGATCCATGCTGAGAACATGCGACTGGGCCGAGACAAATACAAGACCCTGCGCCAGATCCGGCAGGGCAACACCAAGCAGCGCATTGACGAATTTGAATCTATGTAA
- the MSN gene encoding moesin isoform X2, which produces MPKTISVRVTTMDAELEFAIQPNTTGKQLFDQVVKTIGLREVWFFGLQYQDTKGFSTWLKLNKKVTAQDVRKESPLLFKFRAKFYPEDVSEELIQDITQRLFFLQVKEGILNDDIYCPPETAVLLASYAVQSKYGDFNKEVHKSGYLAGDKLLPQRVLEQHKLNKDQWEERIQVWHEEHRGMLREDAVLEYLKIAQDLEMYGVNYFSIKNKKGSELWLGVDALGLNIYEQNDRLTPKIGFPWSEIRNISFNDKKFVIKPIDKKAPDFVFYAPRLRINKRILALCMGNHELYMRRRKPDTIEVQQMKAQAREEKHQKQMERAMLENEKKKREMAEKEKEKIEREKEELMERLKQIEEQTKKAQQELEEQTRRALELEQERKRAQSEAEKLAKERQEAEEAKEALLQASRDQKKTQEQLALEMAELTARISQLEMARQKKESEAVEWQQKAQMVQEDLEKTRAELKTAMSTPHVTEPAENEQDEQDENGAEASADLRADAMAKDRSEEERTTEAEKNERVQKHLKALTSELANARDESKKTANDMIHAENMRLGRDKYKTLRQIRQGNTKQRIDEFESM; this is translated from the exons ATCAGTGTGCGTGTGACCACCATGGATGCAGAGCTGGAGTTTGCCATCCAGCCCAACACCACCGGGAAGCAGCTATTTGACCAG GTGGTGAAAACTATTGGCTTGAGGGAAGTTTGGTTCTTTGGTCTGCAGTACCAGGACACTAAAGGTTTCTCCACCTGGCTGAAACTCAATAAGAAG GTGACTGCCCAGGACGTGCGGAAGGAAAGCCCCCTGCTCTTTAAGTTCCGTGCCAAGTTCTACCCTGAGGATGTGTCCGAGGAATTGATTCAGGACATCACTCAGCGCCTGTTCTTTCTGCAAGTGAAAGAGGGCATTCTCAATGATGATATTTACTGCCCGCCTGAGACCGCTGTGCTGCTGGCCTCGTATGCTGTCCAGTCTAAGTATGGCGACTTCAATAAGGAAGTGCATAAGTCTGGCTACCTGGCCGGAGACAAGTTGCTCCCGCAGAG AGTCCTGGAACAGCACAAACTCAACAAGGACCAGTGGGAGGAGCGGATCCAGGTGTGGCATGAGGAACACCGTGGCATGCTCAG GGAGGATGCTGTCCTGGAATATCTGAAGATTGCTCAAGATCTGGAGATGTATGGTGTGAACTACTTCAGCATCAAGAACAAGAAAGGCTCAGAGCTGTGGCTGGGGGTGGATGCCCTGGGTCTCAACATCTATGAGCAGAATGACAG ACTAACTCCCAAGATAGGCTTCCCCTGGAGTGAAATCAGGAACATCTCTTTCAATGATAAGAAATTTGTCATCAAGCCCATTGACAAAAAAGCCCCG GACTTCGTCTTCTATGCTCCCCGGCTGCGGATTAACAAGCGGATCTTGGCCTTGTGCATGGGGAACCATGAACTATACATGCGCCGTCGCAAGCCTGACACCATTGAGGTGCAGCAGATGAAGGCACAGGCCCGGGAGGAGAAGCACCAGAAGCAGATGGAGCG TGCTATGCTGGAAAATGAGAAGAAGAAGCGTGAAAtggcagaaaaggagaaagagaagattgAACGGGAGAAGGAGGAGCTGatggagaggctgaagcagattGAGGAACAGACTAAGAAGGCTCAGCAAG AACTGGAAGAACAGACCCGTAGGGCTCTGGAACTTGAGCAGGAACGGAAGCGTGCCCAGAGCGAGGCTGAAAAGCTGGCCAAGGAGCGTCAAGAAGCTGAAGAGGCCAAGGAGGCCTTGCTGCAGGCCTCCCGGGACCAGAAAAAGACTCAGGAACAGCTG GCCTTGGAAATGGCAGAGCTGACAGCTCGAATCTCCCAGCTGGAGATGGCCCGACAGAAGAAGGAGAGTGAGGCTGTGGAGTGGCAGCAGAAG GCCCAGATGGTACAGGAAGACTTGGAGAAGACCCGTGCTGAGCTGAAGACTGCCATGAGTACACCTCATGTGACAGAGCCTGCTGAGAATGAGCAGGATGAACAGGATGAGAATGGGGCAGAGGCTAGTGCTGACCTACGGGCTGATGCTATGGCCAAGGACCGCAGTGAGGAGGAACGTACCACTGAGGCAGAGAAGAATGAGCGTGTGCAGAAGCACCTGAAG GCCCTCACTTCGGAGCTGGCCAATGCCAGAGATGAGTCCAAGAAGACTGCCAATGACATGATCCATGCTGAGAACATGCGACTGGGCCGAGACAAATACAAGACCCTGCGCCAGATCCGGCAGGGCAACACCAAGCAGCGCATTGACGAATTTGAATCTATGTAA